In Arsenicicoccus dermatophilus, a genomic segment contains:
- a CDS encoding peptidoglycan D,D-transpeptidase FtsI family protein yields the protein MPAAGGPREPGDRTPPRPPRLARPGRRPLRDRRPGGSTRVAASGLATNRAAMHPTRRVRTMFLVTLLVLTIFAAQLVRLQGLDASAMSAKALKQRSVVRVLPAARGQITDADGRVLADSLERYTLIVDQVAVAEYTKREGRTRVKVGAQGAASDIAPILGLAVGDVLGRLSGKRRWYPVATDVTPVAWRKIRGLGVPGLSTELTSKRFYPAGTSTASVVGAMTKAGAPAGGVEQLMNATLAGKPGEQTYERTPAGLQIPTGIQSLRPAVPGRNVQLTIDADLQFVAQNAISQAVITREATNGYVAVMDVQTAKLLAVGNYPTFDPNDLSTLGKGGTMSNKAFQELFEPGSTAKVMTMAAVLQEGVATPSTPVTVPAELPRADRVFHDSEEHGVQQLTLAGVLATSSNMGTILAGEKIPVDRLMGYFRSFGLGRPTGIGYPGEQPGIVPPAPTGSQRYTVMFGQGMNLDLIQSAGVYQTIANGGVRIPPSLVAGQTGADGRFVPAKAPEPQQVVSPGVAKQLTEMMEAVVSEEGTGKVAAIPGYRVAGKTGTANRYDEQAGTYKGYTASFIGFAPADKPRFVVACTLQNPVRGHYGGQTCGPVFTEVMKAALSRYQVAPSGTESPNLPVTSDGSSLKPEKNQRTRGPRTQTASPVAGATR from the coding sequence ATGCCCGCCGCCGGAGGCCCTCGGGAGCCCGGTGACCGGACCCCGCCGCGTCCCCCGCGCCTCGCGCGACCGGGGCGCCGACCGCTGCGGGACCGCAGACCCGGCGGCAGCACCCGGGTCGCCGCCTCGGGCCTGGCCACCAACCGGGCCGCGATGCACCCCACCCGTCGGGTGCGGACGATGTTCCTCGTCACGCTGCTGGTGCTCACGATCTTCGCCGCCCAGCTGGTGCGGCTGCAGGGGCTGGACGCCTCTGCCATGTCCGCCAAGGCGCTCAAGCAGCGCAGCGTGGTCCGGGTGCTCCCGGCCGCCCGTGGTCAGATCACCGACGCCGACGGCCGGGTGCTCGCGGACTCCCTGGAGCGCTACACCCTGATCGTCGACCAGGTGGCCGTCGCGGAGTACACCAAGCGGGAGGGCAGGACCAGGGTCAAGGTGGGCGCCCAGGGCGCGGCCTCCGACATCGCCCCGATCCTCGGGCTCGCCGTCGGCGACGTGCTCGGCCGCCTGTCCGGGAAGCGCCGGTGGTATCCCGTGGCCACCGACGTCACCCCGGTGGCCTGGCGCAAGATCCGCGGGCTGGGGGTCCCCGGGCTCAGCACCGAGCTGACCTCCAAGCGGTTCTACCCGGCGGGGACCTCCACCGCCTCCGTCGTCGGGGCCATGACCAAGGCCGGGGCGCCCGCCGGTGGCGTCGAGCAGCTGATGAACGCCACCCTGGCCGGCAAGCCGGGGGAGCAGACCTACGAGCGCACCCCGGCCGGGCTGCAGATCCCCACCGGCATCCAGTCCCTGCGTCCGGCGGTGCCCGGCCGCAACGTCCAGCTCACCATCGACGCCGACCTGCAGTTCGTGGCGCAGAACGCGATCTCGCAGGCGGTGATCACCCGCGAGGCCACCAACGGCTACGTGGCGGTGATGGACGTCCAGACCGCCAAGCTGCTGGCGGTGGGCAACTACCCGACCTTCGACCCCAACGACCTGTCGACGCTGGGCAAGGGCGGGACGATGTCCAACAAGGCCTTCCAGGAGCTGTTCGAGCCTGGTTCGACCGCCAAGGTGATGACCATGGCGGCGGTGCTGCAGGAGGGCGTGGCCACCCCGTCGACCCCGGTGACCGTCCCCGCCGAGCTGCCGCGCGCCGACCGGGTCTTCCACGACTCCGAGGAGCACGGGGTCCAGCAGCTCACGCTCGCCGGGGTCCTCGCCACGTCCTCCAACATGGGCACGATCCTCGCGGGCGAGAAGATCCCGGTGGACCGGCTGATGGGCTACTTCCGATCCTTCGGCCTGGGGCGCCCGACGGGCATCGGCTACCCGGGCGAGCAGCCGGGAATCGTCCCGCCCGCCCCTACCGGGTCCCAGCGCTACACCGTGATGTTCGGCCAGGGCATGAACCTCGACCTGATCCAGTCGGCGGGGGTCTACCAGACCATCGCCAACGGGGGCGTCCGGATCCCGCCCTCGCTGGTCGCGGGCCAGACGGGCGCGGACGGCAGGTTCGTCCCGGCCAAGGCACCCGAGCCCCAGCAGGTCGTCAGCCCGGGGGTCGCCAAGCAGCTCACCGAGATGATGGAGGCCGTGGTCTCCGAGGAGGGCACCGGCAAGGTCGCGGCGATCCCCGGCTACCGCGTCGCGGGCAAGACCGGCACGGCCAACCGGTACGACGAGCAGGCCGGCACCTACAAGGGCTACACGGCCTCCTTCATCGGCTTCGCCCCTGCCGACAAGCCGCGCTTCGTGGTGGCGTGCACCCTGCAGAACCCGGTGCGCGGGCACTACGGCGGCCAGACCTGCGGCCCGGTCTTCACCGAGGTGATGAAGGCCGCGCTGTCGCGCTACCAGGTCGCGCCGAGCGGCACGGAGTCGCCGAACCTGCCGGTCACCTCGGACGGATCGAGCCTCAAGCCGGAGAAGAACCAGCGGACCCGGGGCCCCCGGACCCAGACCGCGTCCCCGGTTGCGGGCGCGACGCGATAG
- the mraZ gene encoding division/cell wall cluster transcriptional repressor MraZ, translating to MFLGTHTPRMDDKGRLFLPAKFRERMADGLVVTRGQERCLYVFPMDEFVRVSQQLRTAPMTSKAARDYLRVFLSGASDETPDKQGRITIPANLREYAGLSRECTVIGAGDRVEVWDTTAWDRYLAATEQAFSDQAEEVVPGLL from the coding sequence ATGTTCCTCGGGACGCACACCCCTCGGATGGACGACAAGGGCCGCCTCTTCCTCCCCGCCAAGTTCCGCGAGCGGATGGCCGACGGGCTCGTCGTCACCCGAGGGCAGGAGCGCTGCCTCTACGTCTTTCCCATGGACGAGTTCGTCCGGGTCTCCCAGCAGCTGCGGACCGCGCCCATGACGAGCAAGGCGGCCCGTGACTACCTGCGCGTGTTCCTGTCCGGGGCCTCCGACGAGACGCCCGACAAGCAGGGACGCATCACCATCCCCGCCAACCTGCGCGAGTACGCCGGACTCAGCCGCGAGTGCACCGTCATCGGGGCGGGCGACCGCGTCGAGGTGTGGGACACCACGGCCTGGGACCGCTACCTCGCCGCGACCGAGCAGGCCTTCAGCGACCAGGCCGAGGAGGTGGTCCCCGGACTCCTGTGA
- the rsmH gene encoding 16S rRNA (cytosine(1402)-N(4))-methyltransferase RsmH, with protein sequence MTEQQRTGAEGRHVPVLRDRILDLLEPALTATAAVPTPVHVDGTLGMGGHAEAVLERFPDVVLVGIDRDTEALRLAGERLARFGERVHLVHATYDQVGVVLADLGLPGAQGILLDLGVSSLQLDEEDRGFAYRVDAPLDMRMDQTEGITAAEVLNTYAHGDLARVLRVYGEERFAKQIASAVVREREKQAFTTSGRLVELLRRVIPMASQRQGGHPGKRTFQALRIEVNGELESLEAALPAAVDALAVGGRLAVLSYHSLEDRLTKQVLAAGARSTAPPGLPVELPEHAPYLRLLTRGAEEPSEQETAANPRAASAKLRAAERLRPSPATSPHQPSPTRKPRRNGVPS encoded by the coding sequence ATGACCGAGCAGCAGCGCACCGGCGCCGAGGGACGGCACGTCCCGGTCCTGCGCGACCGCATCCTGGACCTGCTCGAGCCGGCGCTCACCGCCACCGCCGCGGTGCCGACCCCGGTCCACGTGGACGGGACCCTGGGGATGGGTGGCCATGCCGAGGCGGTCCTGGAGCGCTTCCCCGACGTCGTACTGGTCGGGATCGACCGGGACACCGAGGCGCTGCGCCTCGCGGGGGAGCGGCTGGCTCGCTTCGGCGAGCGCGTGCACCTCGTCCACGCGACCTACGACCAGGTCGGGGTGGTCCTGGCCGACCTCGGCCTGCCGGGCGCCCAGGGGATCCTGCTGGACCTGGGGGTCTCCTCCCTGCAGCTGGACGAGGAGGACCGGGGCTTCGCCTACCGGGTCGACGCCCCCCTGGACATGCGGATGGACCAGACGGAGGGCATCACCGCCGCCGAGGTCCTCAACACCTATGCCCACGGCGACCTCGCGCGCGTCCTGCGGGTGTATGGCGAGGAGCGCTTCGCCAAGCAGATCGCCTCCGCCGTGGTCCGGGAGCGGGAGAAGCAGGCGTTCACCACCTCCGGGCGTCTGGTGGAGCTGTTGCGCCGGGTCATCCCGATGGCCTCGCAGCGGCAGGGTGGTCACCCCGGCAAGCGGACCTTCCAGGCGCTGCGGATCGAGGTCAACGGCGAGCTCGAGTCGCTGGAGGCCGCGCTGCCCGCCGCCGTCGACGCGCTCGCGGTCGGTGGCCGGCTCGCCGTCCTGTCCTACCACTCGCTCGAGGACCGGCTCACCAAGCAGGTGCTGGCGGCCGGTGCCCGGAGCACGGCACCCCCGGGCCTGCCGGTCGAGCTGCCGGAGCACGCGCCATACCTGCGCCTGCTCACCCGAGGTGCCGAGGAGCCGAGCGAGCAGGAGACCGCCGCCAATCCTCGGGCCGCCTCCGCCAAGCTGCGCGCCGCCGAGCGGCTGCGCCCCAGTCCCGCCACCAGCCCCCACCAGCCCAGCCCGACTCGGAAGCCCCGCCGGAACGGAGTTCCCTCATGA
- a CDS encoding AAA family ATPase, with amino-acid sequence MTRPSQGWRPEPDDVADVAHRLHLAVGTVIEGKDQQVRTAVTVLLAGGHLLLEDVPGVGKTMLAKSLAAAMDTAVRRVQFTPDLLPSDITGVSVFNQETRTFEFRPGAVFANVVIGDEINRASPKTQSALLEAMEEAQVTADGETMPLPRPFMVIATQNPIEMEGTYPLPEAQRDRFMARLSMGYPTADAELAMLRSHGEHLPLRELAPVTDARTVQDCVEAVRLLHAAEPVQQYVVDLVRATRTTSSLRLGASPRAALHLLRAARASAAVDGRDHVLPDDVQALAIPVLAHRVMPTGGSAAGPDAAADAIDQLLRSVPVAGVASRRRR; translated from the coding sequence GTGACCCGTCCGAGCCAGGGGTGGCGGCCGGAGCCCGACGACGTGGCGGACGTCGCCCACCGACTCCACCTGGCGGTCGGCACGGTCATCGAGGGCAAGGACCAGCAGGTGCGCACGGCCGTGACGGTCCTGCTCGCCGGTGGCCACCTGCTGCTCGAGGACGTCCCCGGGGTCGGCAAGACGATGCTGGCCAAGTCCCTCGCGGCGGCCATGGACACCGCGGTCCGCCGGGTGCAATTCACCCCGGACCTGCTCCCCAGCGACATCACCGGCGTCTCGGTGTTCAACCAGGAGACCCGGACCTTCGAGTTCCGCCCGGGCGCGGTCTTCGCCAACGTCGTGATCGGCGACGAGATCAACCGCGCCTCCCCCAAGACCCAGTCCGCGCTCCTGGAGGCCATGGAGGAGGCCCAGGTGACGGCGGACGGCGAGACCATGCCGCTGCCGCGCCCGTTCATGGTCATCGCGACGCAGAACCCCATCGAGATGGAGGGGACCTATCCCCTGCCCGAGGCGCAGCGCGACCGGTTCATGGCACGCCTGTCCATGGGCTACCCGACGGCGGACGCCGAGCTGGCGATGCTGCGGTCCCACGGCGAGCACCTGCCGCTGCGCGAGCTGGCGCCGGTCACCGACGCCCGGACCGTGCAGGACTGCGTCGAGGCCGTGCGTCTCCTGCACGCGGCCGAGCCGGTCCAGCAGTATGTCGTGGACCTCGTGCGGGCGACCCGGACGACCTCCTCCCTGCGGCTGGGTGCCTCGCCCCGCGCCGCCCTGCACCTGCTGCGCGCCGCCCGGGCGAGCGCCGCCGTCGACGGGCGCGACCACGTCCTGCCCGACGACGTCCAGGCCCTCGCCATACCCGTGCTGGCGCACCGGGTCATGCCGACCGGTGGTTCGGCCGCCGGGCCGGACGCCGCGGCCGACGCCATCGACCAGCTCCTGCGCTCGGTCCCCGTGGCGGGCGTCGCGAGCCGGCGCCGGCGCTGA
- a CDS encoding DUF58 domain-containing protein yields MRRAGVLTTRGQSFVAAGVVLLAAGLVLGLGDLVRLGLLLGLLTLVAWLLVRRPAGWVQVERTVTPSRLTVGEHGTVRLTVRHGGRWRSPFVVAQEQLGYALGDRPRFVLSPMAPRSSRVVVYPVRGSMRGEHQLGPLSVRARDPFGLTSRLTRGTGTHRVLVVPQVLPLAEGGVPGSGQGRDEEVADTVALHGEDDVTIRPYRQGDELRRIHWAASAHTGSLMVRQEEQPSRRRAVVLLDRRPSAHAGEGPQASFEWAVVAAASVVAHLQQHGYDVSLITDPAADQEHPVTLDAALDRLARATTSDVPLEHGARAVGRGTAGLVVAVLGADPEGLAALAVARRPGTTAVALVVDSAERGGEAARRRGGPAPVAGAAAQVADGLRAYGWRAAVAGRGATPGECWREAASCGGRR; encoded by the coding sequence GTGCGCCGGGCCGGGGTGCTGACGACGCGCGGGCAGTCCTTCGTGGCTGCCGGCGTGGTGCTGCTCGCTGCCGGTCTGGTCCTGGGGCTCGGGGACCTGGTGCGGCTGGGGCTGCTGCTCGGGCTGCTCACCCTCGTGGCCTGGCTGCTGGTGCGCCGGCCCGCCGGGTGGGTGCAGGTGGAGCGGACGGTCACCCCCTCGCGGCTCACCGTCGGCGAGCACGGCACGGTCCGGTTGACGGTGCGCCACGGTGGCCGTTGGCGGTCGCCCTTCGTCGTCGCGCAGGAGCAGCTGGGCTATGCCCTCGGGGACCGGCCGCGGTTCGTGCTCTCCCCGATGGCTCCCCGGTCCTCGCGGGTTGTGGTCTATCCCGTCCGAGGGTCCATGCGCGGCGAGCACCAGCTCGGCCCGCTGTCGGTGCGGGCGCGCGATCCCTTCGGGCTGACCAGCCGGTTGACCCGGGGCACCGGGACCCACCGGGTGCTGGTCGTCCCGCAGGTGCTGCCCCTCGCCGAGGGGGGCGTCCCCGGGTCCGGTCAGGGCCGGGACGAGGAGGTCGCCGACACCGTGGCCCTGCACGGCGAGGACGACGTGACGATCCGTCCCTACCGCCAGGGCGACGAGCTGCGGCGGATCCACTGGGCAGCGAGCGCCCACACGGGCTCGCTGATGGTGCGGCAGGAGGAGCAGCCCTCGCGGCGCCGAGCCGTCGTGCTGCTCGACCGACGCCCCTCCGCCCACGCCGGGGAGGGGCCGCAGGCGTCCTTCGAGTGGGCGGTGGTGGCGGCGGCGTCGGTCGTGGCCCATCTCCAGCAGCACGGGTATGACGTCAGCCTGATCACCGATCCCGCCGCCGACCAGGAGCATCCGGTCACCCTGGACGCGGCCCTGGACCGCCTGGCCCGGGCGACCACGAGCGATGTCCCGCTCGAGCACGGCGCCCGGGCCGTCGGGCGTGGGACGGCCGGTCTCGTGGTGGCCGTGCTGGGCGCCGACCCCGAGGGCCTGGCCGCCCTCGCCGTCGCGCGACGCCCCGGCACGACCGCCGTGGCGCTGGTCGTGGACTCCGCGGAGCGGGGCGGTGAGGCCGCCCGCCGGCGCGGGGGCCCGGCCCCCGTGGCGGGGGCCGCGGCCCAGGTGGCCGACGGGCTGCGGGCCTACGGCTGGCGGGCAGCCGTCGCGGGTCG
- a CDS encoding UDP-N-acetylmuramoyl-L-alanyl-D-glutamate--2,6-diaminopimelate ligase has protein sequence MVTFPRPESVLPVPLRDLVADLEEASLVAVTASGPGPEADDRSVTGVTLDSRQVRDGDLYAALPGANVHGARFVAQAVAAGAVAVLTDRVGLELARQAGGASDQVLPVVVVPDPRAALGRAAARIYRPSAGQDASMAVFGITGTNGKTTTAYLVDGGLQALGRTTGLIGTVETRIGDERIKSARTTPEASDLQALLAVMAERGVQRCTMEVSSHALVMHRVDGLVYDVAAFTNLSQDHLDFHGTMEDYFLAKASLFTPERCRQGVVVVDDAWGVRLAAEATVPVVTVAARLPDADWQVRDLGDQRFELVGQGRTLQLRSPLPGDFNQLNTAVAALVLHLGGVDLEEAARAVCADPRVPGRMERVDAGGDDPMAVVDFAHTPDAVEAALAALRSQTAGRLVAVVGAGGSRDAGKRPLMGAAAAAGADLVVITDDNPRDEDPAAIRQAVAAGVGAQDRERVQVVAGRADGIAAAVALTTGPQDTVVVLGKGHEQGQEVAGEIHPFDDRDELRRALARRHTTNDERAGAPQVDGQTERGEGRP, from the coding sequence GTGGTCACCTTCCCTCGCCCCGAGTCCGTCCTGCCGGTGCCCCTGCGCGACCTGGTCGCCGACCTGGAGGAGGCGTCGCTCGTCGCGGTGACGGCGTCCGGCCCCGGCCCGGAGGCGGACGACCGGTCCGTCACGGGCGTGACCCTGGACTCCCGTCAGGTCCGTGACGGCGACCTGTATGCCGCCCTGCCGGGAGCGAACGTCCACGGCGCCCGCTTTGTGGCGCAGGCCGTGGCCGCCGGAGCCGTGGCGGTGCTCACCGACCGGGTGGGCCTCGAGCTGGCCCGCCAGGCCGGCGGCGCGTCGGACCAGGTGCTCCCGGTGGTCGTGGTCCCGGACCCGCGGGCGGCGCTGGGCCGGGCGGCCGCGCGGATCTACCGCCCTTCGGCCGGGCAGGACGCCTCGATGGCGGTCTTCGGCATCACGGGCACCAACGGCAAGACCACGACGGCCTACCTGGTCGACGGTGGGCTTCAGGCGCTGGGGCGCACGACGGGCCTGATCGGCACCGTGGAGACCCGGATCGGCGACGAGCGGATCAAGAGCGCGCGGACCACGCCGGAGGCGAGCGACCTGCAGGCGCTGCTGGCCGTGATGGCCGAGCGCGGGGTGCAGCGGTGCACGATGGAGGTGTCCAGCCATGCCCTGGTGATGCACCGGGTGGACGGGCTGGTCTACGACGTGGCGGCGTTCACCAACCTCTCCCAGGACCACCTGGACTTCCACGGGACCATGGAGGATTACTTCCTGGCCAAGGCGTCGTTGTTCACGCCCGAGCGGTGCCGCCAGGGGGTCGTGGTCGTCGACGACGCGTGGGGCGTACGCCTCGCGGCCGAGGCGACGGTGCCGGTGGTGACGGTCGCGGCCCGGCTGCCCGACGCCGACTGGCAGGTGCGGGACCTGGGCGACCAGCGCTTCGAGCTCGTCGGGCAGGGTCGGACGCTGCAGCTGCGCAGCCCGCTACCCGGAGACTTCAACCAGCTCAACACTGCCGTGGCGGCGCTGGTGCTGCACCTGGGCGGCGTCGACCTCGAGGAAGCGGCCCGCGCCGTGTGCGCGGACCCGCGTGTGCCCGGGCGGATGGAGCGGGTGGACGCGGGTGGTGACGACCCGATGGCGGTCGTCGACTTCGCGCACACCCCGGACGCCGTCGAGGCCGCGCTGGCCGCGCTCCGGTCGCAGACCGCGGGCCGGCTCGTCGCCGTGGTCGGGGCGGGCGGGTCCCGCGACGCCGGCAAGCGACCCCTGATGGGTGCGGCCGCGGCCGCCGGGGCCGACCTGGTGGTCATCACCGACGACAACCCGCGCGACGAGGACCCCGCCGCGATCCGGCAGGCCGTGGCCGCAGGCGTGGGGGCGCAGGACCGGGAGCGGGTGCAGGTGGTCGCCGGCCGGGCGGACGGCATCGCCGCCGCCGTGGCGCTGACGACCGGCCCGCAGGACACCGTGGTGGTCCTCGGCAAGGGTCACGAGCAGGGGCAGGAGGTCGCGGGGGAGATCCATCCCTTCGACGACCGGGACGAGCTGCGTCGGGCGCTGGCCCGCCGGCATACGACGAACGACGAGAGAGCAGGTGCACCTCAGGTGGACGGTCAGACCGAGCGCGGGGAGGGTCGTCCGTGA
- the mraY gene encoding phospho-N-acetylmuramoyl-pentapeptide-transferase has protein sequence MKAVLIAATISLLVALLGTPSYIKLLVRRHYGQFVRDDGPTSHHTKRGTPTMGGVMIILASALAYALAHLLTWWPPTASGLLVMFLMLGLGLVGFLDDYIKISKQRSLGLRSWQKLLGQGIVGLIFTVLVLRFQNDAGVTPASTIISTVRDTRFDLDISPSMPWIGVLLFVIWANLMIAGTSNGVNLTDGLDGLATGASTMVMAAYVLIGTWQTNQSCAINAGPKCYEVRDPRDLAVVAACVMGSCFGFLWWNGSPAKIFMGDTGSLALGGALAGLAICTRTELLVVILGGLFVLETLSVIIQVGSFKATRKRVFRMAPLHHHFELLGWQEITVVIRFWIIAGLFVAFGIGLFYAEWVVG, from the coding sequence GTGAAGGCCGTCCTGATCGCCGCCACGATCTCCCTGCTCGTCGCCCTCCTGGGCACCCCGAGCTACATCAAGCTCCTGGTCCGGCGACACTACGGCCAGTTCGTCCGCGACGACGGGCCCACCTCGCACCACACCAAGCGCGGCACGCCCACGATGGGCGGGGTGATGATCATCCTGGCCTCGGCCCTCGCCTACGCGCTGGCCCACCTGCTGACCTGGTGGCCGCCCACCGCGTCCGGCCTGCTCGTGATGTTCCTGATGCTCGGTCTGGGCCTGGTCGGCTTCCTCGACGACTACATCAAGATCTCCAAGCAGCGCAGCCTGGGCCTGCGCTCCTGGCAGAAGCTCCTCGGCCAGGGCATCGTCGGCCTGATCTTCACGGTGCTCGTGCTGCGCTTCCAGAACGATGCCGGGGTGACGCCCGCGTCGACGATCATCTCGACCGTCCGCGACACCCGCTTCGACCTGGACATCAGCCCGAGCATGCCGTGGATCGGCGTGCTGCTCTTCGTGATCTGGGCCAACCTGATGATCGCGGGCACGAGCAACGGCGTGAATCTCACCGACGGCCTGGACGGCCTGGCGACGGGCGCGAGCACCATGGTGATGGCGGCCTACGTGCTGATCGGCACCTGGCAGACCAACCAGAGCTGCGCGATCAACGCCGGCCCCAAGTGCTACGAGGTGCGCGACCCGCGGGACCTCGCCGTGGTCGCTGCCTGCGTGATGGGCTCGTGCTTCGGCTTCCTGTGGTGGAACGGCTCGCCCGCCAAGATCTTCATGGGGGACACCGGCTCCCTGGCCCTGGGCGGGGCGCTGGCCGGCCTGGCCATCTGCACCCGCACCGAGCTCCTGGTCGTCATCCTCGGCGGCCTGTTCGTCCTGGAGACCCTGTCGGTCATCATCCAGGTCGGGTCCTTCAAGGCGACCCGCAAGCGCGTCTTCCGGATGGCGCCCCTGCACCACCACTTCGAGCTCCTCGGCTGGCAGGAGATCACGGTGGTCATCCGGTTCTGGATCATCGCCGGGCTCTTCGTGGCCTTCGGCATCGGACTGTTCTACGCGGAGTGGGTGGTGGGCTGA